A stretch of DNA from Equus asinus isolate D_3611 breed Donkey chromosome 20, EquAss-T2T_v2, whole genome shotgun sequence:
CACCACCTGGGCATTCCCCAGGGGAGTTTTCCTGACCCCATGCCTCCCTCCAACCCGCTAGGGCCTGGGCACCATGAGAATGGGGCAGGGACAGCTTGGTCTCACAgtgcacccctccctccctcccggctCCAGTTCTTGGGGTAATAAGGCGTGTGAACCTGGACTGCAGGAGCATCAGTAACCGCGGGGACCTGGCCACCTGCCCCAGAGGTGAGTACAGAAGTCCACTGTCCAGGCTCTCACCTCTGTCCCCAATaccctggaaccacctccccCCATGTCCAGCCTCTGTTTCTCTAGGATCCTGGACTCCCAGCGTGTACTCCCCTAGACTCCTGGGCCAAACCCccagcctgctccctcctccccatctctgggACCCCATATCCCCAGGACACTGATGTCCAAGCCCCCAGTCCCCCGCAGCCCACACATCCGGCTCCCATTCTCTGCCATGGAAGCCTCCAGCCCCGTGGACCCCTACCCCTGCCCCGGGCCCAAGGGGATCAAGCTCCCTCCCCCGACTCCCGCAGGCTTCGCAGTCACTGGCTGCACGTGTGGCTCCGCCTGCGGCTCGTGGGACGTGCGCGCCGAGACCACCTGCCACTGCCAGTGCGCGGGCATAGACTGGACCGGAGCGCGCTGCTGCCGCATGCAGATCGCCGCCTGAGGTCGCGCGTGCGCGGCGCGGGCCAGAGGGGTGGGGCCAGGCCTCGGGGGTGGGGCCAGGCttctgggggcggggccaggcccGGGGGGGGCGGGGCTGGAAGTAAACCCTGAGAATATGATGGAAAAGATGTGGGCGCTGTGCTGTGTCTTTTGTGGGGTGTTGGGGGCTGAGCTGGCGTCTCCGAAAAGAGCGGGGCGCACAGACAGCGGAGGGAGGCGAGGAGGGGGGGTGACCGCGACTTTCTTCTGCAccatcccctctcctcccatGTCCCTTACCTCCACCTCTGAGAATGGGGCTTCAACTTCCTCTAATGCTACCCACACCCGAGATCCCGGCCTCCTTCAGGAAGGGACGTGAAGGTTACCTTTGAGCCGCCTTGATGGTCACCCTCGGGTCTCGGGCCTCCCGGGAAGTTGCTGGGTCgttctcccccacttcccacaAGGAGGCTTTATCCGGGGTCTGGCTCTGGACGGCACAGGgacccccttcccccaccccacataCACTCCAGGGCCCCAAGCCCCCAGCAGCCCCAGGGCCAAGGTGCATCCCTGAATCATCTCTCAGCCCAGAGCCCTGAGCCCCCACGCCTCCCTACCCACCCGTGTCGAGGGACCCGCAAGCCGCAGGCAAAGCTGGGTTGTGGATAAGAAAGAATCTTCACAGGGGCCTACCTGAGGCCACGCGCCACAAGTTCACGTCTTCACACGTGCGGGAGCGGTTTCGCGTAGTTACAAGCTGCGGCACCCAGGGGCACGTGCGCCCTCGTGAACGCTCAGATATGGAAACTCAGGGCAGGGGACTTTGGTTGTTGGCGCGTGCCTGGTGCTTAGAAGACCACGTAGTGGGAGGTCAGgaaatgtctgttgaataaatAGCCACATACACACGTGGATACGCCACCTAGGGTGCACACCCTACACATACAGTTACACATGGCCATGTGCACACACAGTACACAACCCGCTCACATGGTCACGCAGAGACACTAtgcccacagacacacacctggACACAGGAAGGCACCCCgaagcacacacacatgcccttTGTGGGGGAGGGGGTCGGGGACACAGGGACACATAGATGCCCCAGAGAGACTCTCATGCTTCCAACATCAAGTCCCCATCTCAGCCTGGATGACACTGGTTCCAGTCTGGACTTTGCCCTTGAAGGCAAACCCCTAGCATCCCCCAACTCAGCTCCCTGGGGGCACAAATCCAGGTGATTTAAGGTTTAGTTTCTCCCTGGGAATCCTAACCCGGGAGTCTTAATATCCAGCCCTtgtgagggctaatcttcctcaagcaaaaaaaaaaaaaaaaaaaaaaaaaaaaaaagagcgaggaagattggcaacagagttagctcagggagaatcttcttcagcaaaaaaaaaaaaaaccccaaaatcaaGCCCCTGTGAGATGCAGACACAGACTTCAGAACACATGGTGCCCAATCTTAAAAGGGACCTCAGACTTAAATGTCACAGTTCCAGCAGCAGACTCCAGGGGCTGATGAACAGGTGTTAGGGTGGGGTCCTGTTGTTGGGGATGTTCTGGACTCCTCTCCCACTGCCACCCACTCCGTATGATGGCACAGCCCCTTGCCTGATCCCGGAGGCCATGAGCTGAGATCATGAACACTCTTGGGGCCTGTGGAGCCCACCCAGAACCCGACTCAGAGTTTTCCCTCCCCGGTCCTCCCTCCTTGCCCCACTGCGGccatggggttggggtggggccaCTGAGTCAGAAGTATGTCCAGGACcccctctctcttcttcattGACGTAGAGGGGGGAGTCCTCCCTTGTCCCTAGACCCTGATGTTAATGCCTTTAACTCCAAGTTCCACTCAATTGTCCCCTGTTTCTGGACCCCACGAAGGGTCTTCTCAGAGCCCTCAGTTCCAACACAGTCATCCTCCTGTCCCAGGGTGCAGACGTAGAGATCATATCTTACtgcctatgtgaccttggacaggcaAGTCCCCTTCTTGAGCGTCTGTTTCCTCATTCATCAACAGCCCAGCCCCCTGTGGTAGCCAAGATTCTTCTAGTTGCAAGTGCCACAGACTCCACTGCAAGCTAACTTGAGCAAAAGTAAAAGGAAGTTTCTGGATTATGTAACGGAGAGGCCCAGGGTTAGAATAACAGACTCaggtatggctggatccagggtCTCAAATTATGTCTCCAGGACCTGACTCCTTCTTCGGTCTGATTTCCTCAGTGCTGCCTTCATTCTCAAGCAGGTTCTCCCCTATCACAGGCCCTGGCTTACATCCTTCCAGCCTGACAGTGCCAGTgaaggcaaaaaaggaaagaatgccttttttttccccctggttaACCCAACAATCGTGCCAAGCTTGAGTTTCATTGGCTGAGTCTGGCTCATTTGCCCGCCCCAATGCCAAATCTTAGACCCTGATGGGCTGGGCCTGGATCCTAGGCCCATTCTAAACCAATTCCTGGTTTAAGGTTGGCTGGACTTGAGACATATTGTCTTTCTTACAGGAAAATCGAGACTATTACCCCATGAAAGTGTCTGGTCAGGAAACTTCACGGAGCCCTGTCAGGCCACAGTGACACGGTTGATGTGGGCTTCCGGTTTCGTGGCTCCCTTTttcccccctctccctcccccctccccgaaGTCGAGAGGGCTGGAGCCTGGTCTAAGCCCCGCCTGAGCCAGAGAAACGTGCAACGCTGAAGCCCCGCGCCTGCAGCCGTCCATCAGAGTAGAGTCAGCTCCCCATTGGTCCGTTTCCTCCGCGGCTGCTACATCAAAAGGCGGTCTAATGGCTCAATGGGGGAGAGAAGTTAGCATCGAATTACCACTAAACCGGTCTGCCTTGAGCTGACAAGATGAGCAATAACTGAGGAAACAAAATATTATCTTCACCAGATCTTGGGGACCATCCCAAAGTTATCTTGAATTAAATCACCTATTTTAAGCCTAAAACATACTTCCTGCACATAGAAagtcttttacttattttttttccaaagggaGAAAACTGCAATTCTCTCGAAAAGCGCTGTCCAACGCGGCAGCCAccgaacacttgaaatgtggccgaATTGAAACGCATCTTAAGTGTGAATACACATTTGATTTCAAAGACCTAAtaccaaccccccccccccaaaacagGTTAAACATCTCAATTTTTAAGTATCGTCTACATcctaaaatgataatattttgggtatattatgttaattaaaatatattattaaaatgaatttagcccgtctcttcttattttttcaagGTGGCTGCTACAAAATGTTTCAACATGTGGTTCACATTGTATTTCTTTGAGAAGGCACTGCTGTAAAGAGAAAATTCCCTATGcactttgtgttatttttatcccCAGTTTTCAAGGTCACATAGACACAGGGAGAGCATTAAGATACCCTCTAGATACTAGGAACTCCTGAATATGTATATTTCTCTAGGCATTAAGCATATGAATGAGCGTGCGCTGTGTATACTGAGCAGATGGGTGACTCAGGGTGTTCGGGAGTGTGTGTGAGTCTGGGGAAGCGAGCAGATGTGTGGATGAGCGTGGGTGTGTTTCTGAGTGTTTCTCCGTCTGGGGTCTCCTGGTTGACGGGAAGCTGTACTTCCGGGATTGGGTCAAAGCCAGGGATGGGGGCACGTGTCTGGCCTTAGTCCCAGATGTGGGTGTGGAGTTCCAGTGGTTAGCCGGTTGCCTCACATCTGTTCCTTTCCTCCAGGGCATCTTGAAGAAGTAGAAAGTCTTGGGGTGGAGCTGAGGGGCGGGACTGGGGTAGGAGGGAGGAAGGTGTGGGGGACCCCGGAATCCTGTCTTCAAGGCTGGCTGCCTCTACTCTGAGAGGTGGGACTCTGAGGTGTCACAGCCTCTCTCTTGAGAGCGAGAGAGGAGACGGGAGGATGAAGTCCATCcaggtagacacacacacacacacagcgctTCCTGTGAAGCTCCTGaccatccttttttttaaacaaaaattattattattatttttaaggtatgctttttggtgaggaagattggccctgagctaacatctgttgccgatcttcctctttttttttctccccaaagccccagcacatagttgtatatcccagttgtaagtcattccagttctatGTGGGGtgtcaccacagcgtggcttgatgagtgctgtgtaggtctgctcccaggatcagAAGGAGAGaaccccggggctgccaaagtggagcacacaagcttaaccactcggccatgaggccgggcccctaaaaaaattatttttattgagtataattgacatataacattgtgtaagtttaaggtgtccaACGTGTTGGTTTGATCATTTATATACTGCAATATGATGACCACTGTAGCATTAGCCAGCATCTCTGTTACAAGTTCCTAACTAATCTATTCTATCTCCATCGTCTATGGACCCTTCTTGGTCCTCCCTGAGACCAAGGGTCTCCTAAGTCCCATCTtgatctggggggggggggtgggcggtgAGGATGCTCCAGGGTGGGAGGGTCCTGGATCCCTGAAAAGAGGAGGctggcctctccttcctccccacaccccaACCCGGAGGTTTCCTCATCTGCCGCAACACCTTCCGGTGGGTGGGGATGTGTGTGGACAACTTGGTGCGCCATGGAGGCTGAGGAAATCTACATGAACCGGGAGGTCAAGATGCAGGCGGCAGCCTTCAAAGAGAAACGGGGGGCCCCAGCCAATAAAGGTTAGGCACttcgggggcggggagggaggggagagaccaAGAGGGAGAAGTTGAGCTGGGAGAGAGAAGAACCTGAACGTGGGGACTAGAGAACTCCTTCCCCTAcccagaatgtgtgtgtgtagatcTTAGCCCCCCCACATCTTATCTTTTACCTCCAGAAATTTCTTGTGTGCAGGGGTTTGGTGAACCAAGATCTCTGAGctcccctccaccctcacccccaccccagaactCCAGGCAGCTTTCCACAACCCCCCCCTACTGACCCATCTACAGGTGCAGGTGACCCCAACTATGAAAATATTGTCTTGAACTTCAGAAACCGGGACCAGCCAAAGAGTGCCCATTCATCGCCCAAGAATCAGGGTAAGTAGTCAGTCACCAGCCCACATCCCACAGGCTTGGAAGGGGCACATGGGAGGGCACTGCAGGGATGAGGGGCAGCATGTGGAGGTCAGGGTCAGTGGTGTGGGGTGTGGTGGCATCAAGGCTTGTGTGTGACAGCGGTGGGGGGCAGCTTTGCAGGTGgcaatgatgatggtggtggtgattggGCTGGTGGAAGTGTTGGTGAAGGTTTGGGTGGTGGTGATGCGGAGTAGGTGACACTAAAGTGGATCAGGAAGGAATCACTGAGCGCTGATGAGGGTGCTGATGACGCCTGTTGATGGGGACAATGCTGGCAACAATGGGCATCGATACTGGTGGATGTTGGTGATGAGAGTGGTAAGGGGGGCTTCATGGTGATgtatggtgatggtggtggtcaGGGTGCATTTTGGTGGCAGTGTTGTTGATGGTCACAGCTGGTTATGGTACTGGGAAGAGAGGGTGTAGGTGACAGAGCCGTTGATGGCGTTCGAGTCAGTGCTGATGGTCCACGTGGCGGTGTTGGGCCCTGGAGGTCACTTGAGCTGCCTCTGCTCCAGTCCCCTCCCGGTCCAGGCCACTCTCGAAGTCTTCCCAGGTCCCCCACTGGTTACACACAGCCCTCCTGAGCCTGTACATTCTCCTCACCCTGGTCTGCATCATTCTCTTGGCCTTGATCCTGGTGAAGAGTGAGTGggcttgttttttgttgtttttggttttttggtggcagggccaggggctggggaagggcagaggggtCCTCAGGAGCTGGGGGGGGGGCCCAGTGTTcccactctcccttcccccacccctgctcccaggACGGTAGAGCTGGGGCCCTTCAATGGTTTTCCTGCCTCTCCCCGTGTCCTCAACAGATTTGGAGACAAGCCAGGAGCTGCTGCACTTGAAAAGAGAGCTCTCCAACGGTGAGGGGAGGACCTGGGGCAGGCCcgagggggcggggtgggggaagggagggcagtGGTGACATAGACATCTCCACTCCGCACCCTCAGTCTCCCTCTTGGTGCAACAGTGCCAGGAGGAACAGAAGCTGAGCAGGGAAGACATCCTGAAGAACATCATAGCGGTCAAGAAGAACATCAGCATGGTCCAGGACAAAGTCCAGCACATGAATGACAATCTGAAGGACCTGTCAAAAGGTGCCTTTACAGACCTTCACCAGGCAAATCTATCTCCGTGCCCAGTGtcaggctgggtgctggggatcgTGGAGGGGACAGCAGGGGTCCCAccctcccagagggcagggttGGGAGGGGTGATGGATATCACCCTCTGTGTAACTTAGAGGGTATTTAAATGCTGCTGGGAACCCCAAGTACATGGGCTCGGCAGCACCCCAGGCTGGATGTCACGCAGAGAGGTCTAATAAAGATGGCGGCCTGTCTGAGGCCCCACTTCAGCTTTTTCTTCCACGCCCCTAGATGTAAGTAACATCACGACGAACGTAAAGAAAATCTTTGGGGAGCTGGAGAAGCAGGCAAACAGTAAGTTGGGGCCACGGGAGGTGGGTGACTGGGGAGCCCCGGATTCGGCCCCAGTTTCTCTCCGAGGGGCGGGATCTGCCTGACGTCAGGTCCCCACCTGCTTCCCCCCAGAGCCCACACCTTGATCAATGACAAGACATCAAAGCCCTGGCTGCCACATGGAGGATGGGGCGGTGCCTTCCCTTGAAGATGGAAAATGGGGGCCCCAGCCTGGTCTGAACCTGTTCTTcattcccacatataaaaaaatcacGTGTCATGGTGAATGCGTGTTGTCGAGTTGTGGAATtgcctgtgtgcctgtgtgcgtgTGTAGGGGGGTTAGCATTTCATGGAGGGCGAGCATTTTGGTGCGTCCCACAGGAAGGGGTCATGGGTACATATTAAATGCAGGAGTCACAGCGAGTGTGGGGGCGTATTGTGTGTATTGTGATGTGTTGTGAGTGTAATGCACATCACGGTGGGTGGCTGTGTCACCACAAAGATAAGTCACTGTGAGTGTGGGTGCTGGCAACGTGTGTTGCCCTGTCGGTGTAAATACACAAGTGTCCTGTAGTATGTTGTATGTACAAATGTGTCATGGCGGAGGTGTGTGTGGAGCACACTGTAAGAATGTATCGCTGTAACTGTGGGTGTCATGGTGTGTCATTACCCGTTCCCGCACGAATGAATATGTGTCAACGTGAGTGAGCCTGATTATATCACTGAGGGTGTTTAGAGCATGTACACGTGTGTGTCTATGTTTCTGCACTCACATTTTGTGATTCATGAAGATAAAGGCCAAGGGAAAACAATGTGGCTCTCAGATCTGTTATTGGGgccactggggggctttgggaccCGGTGGGGCAGGGTCTCCAAGTGTTGGAACTTGGGGAATGGGGAAAGTCACACAGTAAACTGTGGGTGCAAGAGGGTGTGTGAGAATGAATGCCCCTGTGGGTCCCTGTGTGTCCATGAACATGGCCTCAGGAAGTAAGTGAGACCCCGTGCCCTGGAGGGGGTGTCCATGAGGGTTTGTGACCTGATACGCATAATGTCTCCCTAAGTGTGCATGAGCCCGTGGATATATGAGCTTCTAAGCATGTACCCACgggtgtatgtgtgtttgtgagcGTATCTGTCCACTGAGCATGTATCCATGACTGCACACGGCCCTAAGTGTGCTATGCCCACGGCTCATGGATGTGTGTGCCCCTAAGAGAACGTGTGCCCAAGGACATACGTGCGTCCCTAAGACAAGAGAAAGTGTGCCCAAGGGCATAGGTGTGCCCCTGAGACAAGGAGACATACGCCCAAGAGCACACATGTGCCCCTGAAACAGAGACGTGTGCCCATCGTCAGGCGTGTCCCACTGAGCACGGGCTACCGAGACCAGGGAGGCACCACGGACACGCGCGCCCCCGCGCGGCCGCTCTCGGGAATCACTGCGCGTGCGCGCCCCGCCCACAAGCCCGTCCGGCCGCCGCGCCTGCGCACGCGCGGCCTTTTACGGCGCCGTAAAGCAGCTCGGCCGAGCCGACGGCTGCAGTTCTCGGTGAGACCCCAGCGCTCGTGTTCCCGCCCCGTCTCGTCCGCCCCTCCGACCGCTCCCCGCTGGCCTGTGGGTCCCGGGCCAGGGTCTCGGCGTCCGCGAGCCCCGCCCGCCCACTTCGGCCCACCCGGGGGAACCGCGAGGAGGGTGGGCTCCTCCCGGGTTCCGGCGCCCGGGTGCAGGCCGGGGCTGGGGTCTCGGGGCCCCGCCTTCCGCGGCTCAGCTCACCAACCCCCATCGCAGCCCGGGGCAGGGGTGTCGACATTCCCCTCCCATCCCGCGCCCTGGGCCCTCCCCATGGAGGCGGCGGCGGCCAGGAGTCCCCGGGACCCCGCCCCCGCCGGTCCGCtggcctccccatcccccacgCGGACCTCGTTGCCGCCATCTCTGCACCCCCAGACCCTTCCGGCCTCTGGCCCCGGCCCTGCATGCCGGGGGCGGGCTTCTCAGCTCCCCCTCGCGACCTCACCCTTGGCGGCGGCTTCACACCTGAGGGGGCGAGGtgggggggcggagggagggagtCTCAGCGCTCGCTCTGGGGACCCCCTTCCGTttccccccttctcccctccccgctGCCACTCCCTCCGGAGAGCCACAGTGTGGAGGTCTCGGCGCCCCCTGGGGGTTTTCCCCATCAGCCTCCTTCCTCACCGATCGCTGCGGCTATATTCGCTGGAATGGGGCGACCAcagcctccccgcccccccaggTTCCCCCAAACTCCGGGTCTGACAGTCCGCCCCCTCCCTCTTGTTTCCCACGGTCCTGCTAGCTACCTTGCTGGAGAGCATGGGAATCGGGGGCTCCCAACGCCTCTGCGCCCCCCCTTCCAGTCTTTGTTCCGAATGCAGGCTCATCCGCGGCCCAGGGGGGCGCGCTTCGTGCGTGGGGGCGCGGGCTTGGAAGGGTTCCCAGCGTCCCCTCTGGTCGGCCCCCTCGTCTGTATCTCGTCTGTGCCCTCAACCCTCCTGGCCTTTGGTCTtgacacccccccccacccccccgccgtttctctctgcctttccgcCTTGGGAAGTCAGCGCTGCTGGAGCGCACGGCGGGGGAGGGACAGTTGCCCGTGTCCTCGCACAGTCGCCCATCctggtcccctccctgccctagGTCTGacgcccccctcccccatgcATTAGTTTTCTAGTTACTCCCACAGGTGGCGGAGTGGGGCACGAAGGTGCTTTTCACATACGAGGAATCACCTGGAACTCGAGGGCCGGGGTGATTTCCAGCGTCCCCTCTGATTCGCCTCTTGTCTctgctccccgcttccccgcctgAGCCGTCTCCTCGCTAAGGGTATAAGCCCACCCGTTCCCCAGTTTGTCCTTCCCTGACTAGGTGTAATGGAGGCGCCTTTACGCGCAGGTAGATGCCCCCTTTCTTTGCCATCATCTCTTCCCACGTGGGAAGTCAGCGATAGAGCACAGGAGCGGGgtgggccggggcgggggggtcCCAGGGTTCTCCCCCGCGCCCCTGACCCCGGTGTTTCCTCGCGCCCCCGCAGGGCGGCGGCATGGAGGCGCGCTTCACGCGCGGGAAGTCGGCGCTGCTGGAGCGCGCGCTGGCGCGGCCGCGCACGGAGGTGAGCCTGAGCGCCTTCGCGCTGCTCTTCTCCGAGCTGGTGCAGCACTGCCAGAGCCGCGTCTTCTCCGTGGCCGAGCTGCAGGCGCGCCTGGCCGCGCTGGGCCGCCAGGTGGGCGCGCGCGTTCTGGATGCGCTGGTGGCTCGCGAAAAGGGTGCCCGGCGCGAGACCAAGGTGCTGGGCGCGCTGCTCTTCGTCAAGGGCGCCGTGTGGAAGGCGCTCTTCGGCAAGGAGGCCGACAAGCTGGAACAGGCCAACGACGACGCGCGCACCTTCTACATCATCGAGCGCGAGCCGCTCATCAACACCTACATCTCCGTACCCAAGGAGAACAGCACGCTCAACTGCGCCAGCTTCACGGCGGGCATCGTGGAGGCCGTGCTCACGCACAGCGGCTTCCCCGCCAAGGTCACGGCGCACTGGCACAAGGGCACCACGCTCATGATCAAGTTCGAGGAGGCGGTCATCGCCCGAGACCGAGCCCTGGAGGGCCGCTGACCCCGCGGGAGATAAAGGTTGCGGAGCGCCCCCTTCCGAGTGTGTCTTGTGTTTTGTGTGGGGGGCCTCGGAGCTCCACTCCACGCCGGGACCCAGGCAGGTTTATAATACActggggaggggccgggggccgggtcTGACCCAGTTAGGCTTTCAGAGAGGGGTGGGGGTTAGGGGAGGCCAGGGGCGGTGCTGGGAAACCCAGGCAGAAGGAGCAACTGGTGCGGCTGGAACGGGGAGAAGGCCGGCGCTTTCTGGGATCACAGCTGGAGGCCCGGCTGG
This window harbors:
- the MCEMP1 gene encoding mast cell-expressed membrane protein 1 isoform X1; protein product: MEAEEIYMNREVKMQAAAFKEKRGAPANKGAGDPNYENIVLNFRNRDQPKSAHSSPKNQVPSRSRPLSKSSQVPHWLHTALLSLYILLTLVCIILLALILVKNLETSQELLHLKRELSNVSLLVQQCQEEQKLSREDILKNIIAVKKNISMVQDKVQHMNDNLKDLSKDVSNITTNVKKIFGELEKQANKPTP
- the MCEMP1 gene encoding mast cell-expressed membrane protein 1 isoform X2, with the translated sequence MEAEEIYMNREVKMQAAAFKEKRGAPANKGAGDPNYENIVLNFRNRDQPKSAHSSPKNQDLETSQELLHLKRELSNVSLLVQQCQEEQKLSREDILKNIIAVKKNISMVQDKVQHMNDNLKDLSKDVSNITTNVKKIFGELEKQANKPTP
- the TRAPPC5 gene encoding trafficking protein particle complex subunit 5 is translated as MEARFTRGKSALLERALARPRTEVSLSAFALLFSELVQHCQSRVFSVAELQARLAALGRQVGARVLDALVAREKGARRETKVLGALLFVKGAVWKALFGKEADKLEQANDDARTFYIIEREPLINTYISVPKENSTLNCASFTAGIVEAVLTHSGFPAKVTAHWHKGTTLMIKFEEAVIARDRALEGR